Proteins encoded in a region of the Trypanosoma brucei gambiense DAL972 chromosome 11, complete sequence genome:
- a CDS encoding cleavage and polyadenylation specificity factor-like protein, putative gives MLHATVAPSLPASAVTHSVSGRFSEGLPDNVRELFIFKKNHVELWRVPQDLPSGEKRLLYVTGIQLNAPPACVAVCRPTGFSVDVLVMCFDDFHVSFVQYDLLSMRLRTVLLVQLDDREVSRDMTPLEPIMRADPTGRFVIVLARRRHLFLLPLLGPMTSEGALKSEAQQPDNAEEPNIPGATPSALGVADDWGDEGDYDEETKENKVAESSDAACGGASPEENSSKVVGSSSVLLRIGAISMFTLSKVLKSSIRYVRDVQFIGTLGEPLLAILCERKPTWAGRVKLVEWRTKAVESNMLSQQVTWVQISGTASALPKLLLVGEVDGVPYNVTHMLPVGSISQAMSGVICFGVNTIMHITTRRGYGAYWNETGKEECTSSKSSAVSYGKINWCDKKLESSTALFRVNLSLANCVAATLEGKDDEGSLQAVAVSEDDGVVLMLQFLSQGSNIHDIRIAVLTSGCYCSSITPISERLMFLGSAVSDSCIATVRPQGSSMESRFQVVESMEAIGSIRDVDVVDCSALPDGGSNTTPRSEAGGSWLEETPFAELAGMTSLDPMPNLSPMDCRAVMDLAVCAGQGSSGCIYVLRQSIRNAVVRREKVNAVSAFFLELPRNPKRLRTEGDDREGAAQNVAGPPSRLLLTGLSFTIPFTVRGESVQQERHSEFIANCRTVFAAGVPWLGALLQLTEKEGRIISSNGRKLLHRFSFSGERDLDENRQVKSACLAPELQALFVLLDGGVLLQFTLSEMGGAPQRKEFAAGVVAFTLWREPKSIIMFMSSLTMMIQDAETGSIQWIIPQMGTLPPYTVSEEPVAEATKEPSASDDLPHVTHVEVLNLLEESATDPGGIVATALLVVLSTGELAVYHVVGPDKFGPLRLIKKFHHFLDTKAVREVIESIEAKKMRLQSERTMIENDTQSVRHCSRRIIPFAAVAGQSGAYVCGQHPLFLMWDNRTRQLVAYRHQAPGPVRGFVPFTSMSGGFIYCCEGFVDFAVMNTYCSPGGNGWLRRRIHIGATPHFIVYDPPGRSCFVVTSKKVPFRPQRASFDVQLKIQYDEDSNTVQSVTTEAPVCNMPAIKPGTGVRVPLTERFEVRLHSTFKKGWDCTDKLMLDENEKVLGAQMVEIHQDANADGSATAPVCVVCTAFPLGEDVTCRGRIILLASRNIKGRRSIVQLHSEPLNGPATAVAGICSQIAVAVGGTIKIFRYDWETKKLVVSAFLYAGMYATRLSVFRNYIIYGDLCRSCSMARFNEENHTLTVLGRDRSAVSVVHCDMMYHDRAFGILCSDDERNVLIMGYTPRVQETDAGTHPKVLESVLSLDGEYRLPSGSLVKSLRFRSTAGNSSVTLYVSNYGEIGFIVPIGEQANRTALWVTRRLQIDLPCEAGLTPRMFLSLNQSSPRNSLRGKEMLVPAPLLRGLFSLDLRSRKAIARAAYTQLDRVANIVALVHEECGLF, from the coding sequence ATGCTGCATGCAACTGTGGCGCCGTCGTTACCCGCGTCTGCAGTCACACACTCCGTATCGGGACGATTCTCTGAAGGTTTACCGGACAATGTTAGGGAATTGTTTATTTTCAAGAAGAATCACGTAGAATTGTGGCGTGTACCACAGGATCTGCCATCTGGTGAGAAGCGACTCTTATATGTCACAGGGATACAATTGAATGCCCCGCCTGCATGTGTTGCAGTATGCAGGCCGACTGGGTTTAGTGTGGATGTTCTTGTGATGTGCTTTGACGATTTTCATGTATCATTTGTCCAGTACGACCTGCTGTCGATGCGTCTCCGTACAGTGTTGCTTGTACAGTTGGATGACCGTGAGGTTTCACGCGACATGACACCTCTGGAACCTATCATGCGAGCAGATCCCACTGGAAGGTTTGTGATTGTGTTGGCTCGGCGACGGCACTTATTCCTTCTTCCGCTGTTGGGGCCAATGACATCCGAGGGCGCCTTGAAATCCGAGGCACAGCAGCCCGACAATGCTGAGGAACCAAATATCCCGGGTGCCACCCCTTCCGCATTGGGCGTTGCAGATGACTGGGGTGACGAGGGGGATTACGATGAGGAaactaaagaaaataaggtgGCAGAGTCGAGTGACGCCGCATGTGGAGGCGCGTCACCTGAGGAAAACAGCTCAAAGGTCGTCGGATCATCAAGTGTGCTTCTACGTATTGGCGCTATTTCCATGTTCACCCTTTCAAAGGTTCTGAAGAGTTCGATTCGCTATGTACGCGATGTGCAGTTTATCGGTACCCTCGGTGAACCTCTGTTAGCCATATTGTGTGAGCGGAAGCCAACATGGGCCGGGCGGGTGAAACTCGTGGAGTGGCGTACAAAAGCGGTTGAGTCGAATATGCTTTCTCAGCAAGTTACTTGGGTGCAGATCTCCGGTACGGCGAGTGCCCTCCCGAAGCTATTACTCGTTGGGGAGGTTGATGGTGTCCCTTACAACGTAACTCACATGTTACCGGTGGGCTCTATCTCACAGGCCATGTCGGGTGTAATTTGCTTCGGCGTTAACACGATTATGCACATCACAACGAGGCGAGGTTATGGTGCCTACTGGAACGAAACAGGGAAGGAAGAGTGCACCAGTTCCAAGTCGTCTGCTGTCTCTTATGGTAAGATAAACTGGTGTGACAAAAAACTGGAGTCTTCAACCGCATTATTCCGAGTGAACCTTTCGTTGGCTAATTGTGTGGCGGCCACATTAGAGGGTAAGGATGATGAAGGGTCGTTACAAGCTGTTGCTGTGTCAGAGGACGATGGTGTCGTTCTGATGCTTCAGTTCCTCTCTCAGGGATCCAACATTCACGACATACGCATTGCCGTATTGACATCCGGGTGCTACTGCTCGAGCATAACTCCAATAAGTGAACGTCTAATGTTTCTGGGTTCCGCGGTAAGTGACTCTTGTATAGCAACCGTTCGCCCACAAGGCAGCAGCATGGAAAGTCGTTTCCAAGTTGTGGAGAGTATGGAGGCGATAGGTTCAATTAgggatgttgatgttgtcgACTGCAGCGCCTTACCTGACGGGGGATCCAACACAACACCTCGCTCCGAAGCGGGTGGCTCGTGGCTTGAGGAGACGCCGTTTGCTGAGCTTGCTGGAATGACTTCGCTGGATCCTATGCCAAATCTGTCTCCCATGGATTGTCGTGCAGTGATGGATTTAGCAGTGTGTGCAGGACAGGGCAGTTCTGGTTGCATATATGTGCTGCGTCAGTCGATACGAAATGCGGTTGTTCGTCGTGAGAAAGTCAACGCTGTGTCAGCTTTCTTTTTGGAGCTACCGCGTAACCCCAAACGGCTGCGAACAGAGGGAGATGATAGGGAAGGGGCAGCTCAGAACGTCGCGGGACCGCCCTCACGACTTTTACTGACCGGCCTTTCTTTTACCATTCCGTTCACTGTTCGGGGGGAGTCGGTACAGCAAGAACGGCATTCGGAGTTCATTGCTAATTGTCGTACTGTTTTTGCGGCGGGGGTTCCGTGGTTGGGTGCCTTGCTTCAGCTGACGGAAAAAGAGGGTCGAATTATATCGTCTAATGGACGAAAATTACTCCACCGCTTCTCCTTTTCCGGTGAACGGGATTTGGATGAGAACAGGCAGGTTAAATCTGCATGTCTTGCCCCTGAGTTGCAAGCTTTATTTGTTCTCCTAGACGGTGgagtgttgttgcagttcACGCTTTCAGAGATGGGAGGAGCGCCGCAGAGGAAGGAATTCGCTGCAGGTGTCGTGGCTTTTACACTCTGGAGGGAGCCCAAGTCCATCATTATGTTTATGTCAAGTCTCACAATGATGATTCAAGATGCGGAAACAGGAAGTATACAATGGATAATCCCTCAGATGGGTACGTTGCCTCCGTACACTGTTTCGGAGGAACCAGTTGCTGAGGCAACAAAGGAACCATCTGCCAGTGACGATCTTCCCCACGTGACACACGTGGAGGTGTTGAACTTACTAGAAGAATCCGCTACCGATCCTGGTGGGATCGTGGCAACCGCCCTTCTGGTTGTACTTAGTACGGGTGAGTTGGCTGTATATCACGTTGTGGGGCCTGATAAGTTTGGTCCACTCCGCCTAATCAAGAAGTTTCACCACTTTCTTGATACGAAAGCCGTCCGTGAAGTTATCGAATCTATTGAGGCGAAAAAGATGCGCCTGCAAAGTGAGCGTACCATGATAGAGAACGACACGCAGTCGGTGCGACACTGCAGCCGGCGCATTATACCATTTGCAGCTGTGGCGGGCCAATCTGGAGCATATGTCTGCGGACAACATCCATTGTTTCTCATGTGGGACAACCGTACCCGTCAACTCGTAGCGTATCGTCACCAGGCCCCTGGACCCGTACGCGGCTTCGTTCCATTTACATCTATGTCTGGGGGTTTCATTTACTGTTGTGAGGGATTTGTTGATTTCGCCGTTATGAATACCTATTGCAGTCCAGGTGGAAATGGGTGGCTGAGGCGACGTATCCACATTGGCGCAACACCGCATTTCATTGTGTACGACCCCCCAGGGAGAAGCTGTTTCGTCGTAACTTCAAAAAAAGTACCATTTCGTCCTCAGCGTGCATCTTTTGACGTACAACTGAAGATTCAGTACGATGAAGATTCGAACACTGTTCAGAGTGTAACAACGGAGGCACCCGTTTGCAACATGCCGGCCATTAAGCCAGGCACTGGTGTGCGGGTACCTTTGACAGAAAGGTTTGAAGTACGCCTCCACTCGACATTTAAGAAGGGATGGGACTGTACAGATAAGTTAATGCTTGACGAAAATGAGAAGGTACTGGGCGCACAAATGGTTGAGATACACCAAGACGCAAACGCAGACGGGTCAGCTACGGCACCCGTATGTGTCGTATGCACTGCATTTCCCTTGGGGGAGGATGTTACGTGCAGAGGCCGCATCATTTTGTTGGCGTCCAGGAACATTAAGGGAAGGCGCTCTATTGTACAACTTCACTCCGAACCACTGAATGGTCCGGCAACTGCGGTAGCGGGAATCTGTTCCCAAATTGCAGTCGCAGTGGGTGGAACGATCAAAATATTTCGCTACGAttgggaaacaaagaaattggtggtgagtgcctTCCTGTACGCGGGAATGTACGCAACGAGGTTATCTGTCTTCCGAAACTATATTATTTATGGTGATCTTTGCCGTTCTTGCTCGATGGCACGCTTTAACGAGGAGAACCACACTTTAACTGTGTTGGGTAGGGACCGTAGTGCGGTGTCCGTTGTCCACTGTGACATGATGTACCACGACCGTGCGTTCGGTATTCTTTGTTCCGACGATGAGCGTAACGTGCTAATAATGGGATACACTCCACGCGTGCAGGAAACGGATGCAGGCACGCACCCCAAAGTCCTCGAGTCGGTTCTCTCACTTGATGGTGAGTACCGGCTACCCAGCGGTAGTCTTGTGAAATCCCTTCGCTTCCGCTCAACTGCGGGAAATTCCAGCGTGACTCTGTACGTAAGTAACTACGGTGAAATTGGCTTTATCGTGCCCATCGGCGAACAGGCTAACCGCACTGCGTTGTGGGTTACACGTCGTTTACAGATAGACCTTCCTTGTGAGGCGGGGCTGACACCACGCATGTTTCTCAGCCTTAATCAAAGTTCCCCGCGGAACTCACTACGCGGGAAGGAAATGCTTGTACCGGCTCCGCTGCTTCGGGGACTTTTTTCTCTCGACCTTCGTTCCCGGAAGGCTATTGCGAGGGCCGCATACACGCAATTGGACCGCGTAGCAAATATTGTTGCGCTTGTGCATGAAGAATGTGGTTTGTTTTGA
- a CDS encoding RNA guanylyltransferase gives MSATDVASELRSDAPEYVPTFLRCKQSENVTAFESPVVFLMFGCRGAGKSTQSTLLSKTYNLLYLSSGDIYKSGKQPFVELRKILNEHFGDGKERVYNGVVLDRFIANTEFEAFYVQSALRSVGLPVPFVFMLAIDQGLAAKRAEERGDNKGGNQRWRAVEQKAQAITANTVYAPIQCLKTIRVESDMTIDDVFNEIKTTIANQLPPDLFNLQLPREARREVEGTVLVEDYELYMELANDVHTVVGNLRGRRDSAPLSNVGAHLDKEYFSFANKRLRSQLTTMHVTLKADGLRFLVMKHKTRGYIGFPSAFTHCYELNDLFEGVEMAPKPYTELKKWMNDKSCELPADFLLDTEVVVHEKKPTLYIIDFIYFWGLDGRRMQFEQRLKVLREYFGDMKPQGQVIAMKDYVPINKIRTLVEEMKRRTELPVDGLIFQHNGSYRFGSDKFLIKWKPVHLCTVDFRLANGRVENGVWTFDLFVTDDFIEENGFREVAYPGATALIPASVVEENGLQNGMIIEMALSEKESVKKTSPNAPSEKTRWTFRNARNDKPSPNKYSIVTRICELMHVDLDELVSLCEKVPFYRNV, from the coding sequence ATGTCAGCTACTGATGTCGCATCTGAACTGAGATCAGACGCACCGGAGTATGTTCCCACTTTCCTACGTTGTAAGCAGTCCGAAAATGTTACGGCGTTTGAGTCACCTGTTGTCTTTCTTATGTTCGGGTGCCGGGGTGCGGGAAAAAGTACTCAGTCCACGCTTCTTTCCAAAACATATAATTTACTCTACCTGTCCTCTGGTGACATATACAAGAGTGGAAAGCAACCATTTGTAGAGTTGCGCAAAATATTGAATGAACACTTTGGCGATGGTAAGGAAAGGGTTTACAATGGCGTCGTGCTGGATCGATTCATTGCAAACACCGAGTTTGAAGCGTTCTACGTGCAGTCAGCGCTGCGGTCGGTAGGACTTCCGGTTCCGTTTGTTTTCATGCTGGCAATCGATCAAGGACTTGCAGCGAAACGGGCGGAGGAGCGTGGTGACAATAAAGGTGGTAACCAGCGGTGGCGGGCTGTGGAACAAAAGGCACAGGCAATCACTGCCAATACCGTATATGCCCCGATTCAGTGCCTCAAAACCATCCGTGTGGAAAGTGACATGACAATCGATGATGTGTTCAATGAGATCAAGACAACCATTGCGAATCAACTTCCTCCAGATCTTTTCAACCTTCAACTTCCTCGCGAAGCACGGCGAGAGGTGGAAGGGACGGTATTGGTTGAAGACTATGAGCTATATATGGAGCTCGCAAACGATGTGCACACCGTCGTTGGAAACCTCCGCGGCCGCCGTGACAGCGCTCCACTCTCCAACGTGGGGGCTCATTTGGATAAGGaatatttttccttcgccAATAAGAGACTCCGGTCACAGCTCACAACAATGCATGTGACACTAAAGGCAGACGGCTTACGATTCCTAGTGATGAAGCATAAGACGCGTGGTTACATTGGCTTTCCCTCAGCTTTTACGCATTGCTACGAGCTCAATGATCTCTTCGAAGGTGTAGAGATGGCCCCAAAACCCTACACGGAACTTAAGAAATGGATGAATGATAAATCATGTGAACTCCCAGCAGATTTTCTTCTCGACACGGAGGTTGTTGTGCACGAGAAGAAGCCAACATTGTACATTATTGACTTTATTTACTTCTGGGGTCTGGATGGAAGGCGGATGCAGTTCGAGCAGCGACTAAAGGTATTGCGAGAATACTTTGGAGATATGAAACCACAGGGTCAGGTTATTGCAATGAAGGATTACGTGCCCATAAACAAGATACGAACTCTGGTGGAGGAGATGAAGAGGAGAACTGAGCTTCCAGTTGATGGTTTAATATTCCAGCACAATGGCTCGTACAGATTTGGGTCCGACAAGTTTCTAATCAAATGGAAGCCCGTGCATTTGTGCACTGTCGACTTTCGTCTAGCCAACGGAAGGGTGGAAAATGGTGTTTGGACGTTTGACCTTTTTGTTACAGACGACTTCATTGAAGAGAACGGATTTAGAGAAGTTGCTTACCCTGGCGCTACGGCATTAATACCGGCATCAGTGGTTGAGGAAAATGGCTTGCAGAACGGAATGATTATTGAAATGGCTCTTTCTGAAAAGGAATCCGTGAAAAAAACGTCACCAAATGCACCTTCTGAGAAGACAAGATGGACCTTTCGGAATGCTCGCAATGACAAACCGTCCCCAAATAAGTACAGTATAGTGACCAGGATTTGTGAACTTATGCACGTTGATCTAGACGAGCTCGTGAGCTTGTGCGAGAAAGTTCCCTTTTACAGAAATGTGTGA
- a CDS encoding procyclin-associated gene 2-like protein,putative yields the protein MHLPTVSVICISLDMRATVVLFVVALGVSVGDINAERAALKLKVAQGVCAATKALKSVHRYTVEKVKEVEGKLEDVQNMVKLAKLKVLREKKAGSVDCRTMAFFLNYTVKKVSGMIDLLPKIREQGLNLTASAGIAAGRLEEMINVFHQPSDRQESDIFFCIAGKQGEGVTKSELADCFKGGRDAIDSSHFVAFGDAEATKGWQDIFKEKDGLEGALKKHLTVDDNDPRFTRGEGRGCQLVHGMQGGGYIVNENLTEHMLWGDGILGVKKDGNGTTGYVGSTRGNDYDHDILWEKDPTASVPSLHATVSDYHSFSGLLHKYDTIYRSVTEEWTADLIQRDPEATDLLTASELTVEDVAALNSRTKQEWLSQKHAKEADKEFLMTEIRFCGKLKRRGFIRRMVKKILGGLRISWTSEG from the coding sequence ATGCATTTGCCTACCGTTTCAGTCATTTGTATTTCTCTAGACATGCGTGCAACAgtagttttgtttgttgtggcATTGGGAGTTAGCGTCGGTGATATAAACGCCGAGAGGGCGGCGCTGAAGTTGAAGGTAGCTCAAGGGGTTTGTGCAGCAACGAAGGCGCTGAAGTCAGTTCACAGATACACGGTagaaaaggtgaaggaggtTGAGGGAAAATTGGAAGATGTACAGAATATGGTGAAACTGGCGAAACTCAAGGTgctgagggaaaaaaaggctGGTAGTGTCGATTGCAGAACGATGGCGTTTTTCCTCAACTATACAGTGAAGAAGGTGTCCGGTATGATAGATTTACTTCCGAAAATTAGGGAGCAGGGTTTAAATCTCACGGCGTCAGCGGGTATAGCTGCAGGGAGATTGGAAGAAATGATAAATGTATTTCACCAACCATCTGACAGGCAGGAGAGTGATATCTTTTTCTGCATTGCAGGTAAACAaggtgaaggagttacgaAAAGCGAATTGGCTGACTGCTTCAAGGGTGGGAGGGATGCGATTGACTCTTCCCATTTTGTGGCCTTTGGTGATGCCGAGGCAACGAAGGGTTGGCAAGATATTTTCAAGGAGAAGGACGGGCTGGAGGGAGCATTGAAGAAACATCTAACAGTGGACGACAACGACCCTAGGTTTAcgaggggggagggacgcGGATGTCAGTTGGTACACGGAATGCAGGGAGGAGGATATATCGTCAATGAAAACCTGACTGAGCACATGCTATGGGGGGATGGTATACTTGGGGTGAAGAAAGATGGAAATGGAACGACTGGATATGTAGGAAGCACGAGGGGTAACGACTACGATCACGATATTCTTTGGGAGAAGGATCCAACGGCGAGTGTCCCCAGTCTTCACGCAACCGTAAGTGATTACCACTCTTTCAGTGGTTTGCTGCACAAGTATGACACCATTTACCGCAGTGTTACAGAGGAGTGGACTGCAGATTTGATCCAGAGAGATCCCGAGGCTACTGATTTGCTAACCGCATCGGAGCTCACCGTCGAGGACGTTGCTGCACTCAACAGCCGCACGAAGCAGGAGTGGCTTTCCCAGAAACACGCCAAGGAAGCGGACAAGGAGTTTCTAATGACAGAGATACGGTTTTGCGGGAAACTGAAACGAAGGGGATTCATCAGACGAATGGTGAAGAAGATCCTTGGCGGACTTCGTATAAGTTGGACATCGGAGGGTTAG
- a CDS encoding procyclin-associated gene 4 (PAG4) protein,putative: MRFMLRLVMLLGVPIVFADVATMNNKPLSNKTIESICDLSKMLKFGVHAYVLSKTREVEEKLKEVTIVGNYAKLKMLTGNLSGFECAQKKIYVTHTLETKRARISDLFRDMWSTGAKLVGSSGLVAGRLDELVNVFASAWANETYYCAQGFKKIVTCNTSKDSSVSLEDFDRKGLASIVDETLSINSDEVLENKSTNCLLTQGFSGGGYLKYSNSQDQTKSSGLKRNIVWGDGIFGIRGNGNGSTSSQGIVSSAEYSTDVMWEHQPSKMIPIIKSTVKDFVDFQKGFKEIGVELRALFKELKAKGMMTTVADSDIADSDQQLLNHNFKMCGKFSVGKGDYFKGSGVVGHTTLGGNCMRAVFFVFSVVLW, from the coding sequence ATGAGGTTCATGCTAAGGTTAGTTATGTTGCTTGGTGTCCCCATTGTATTTGCGGATGTGGCTACCATGAATAACAAACCACTGTCTAACAAGACGATAGAGAGCATTTGTGATTTGTCAAAGATGTTGAAATTTGGGGTTCACGCTTACGTCCTCAGTAAGACAAGGGAAGTGGAAGAGAAGTTGAAAGAGGTGACAATAGTAGGAAATTATGCGAAGCTGAAGATGCTGACGGGTAATTTAAGTGGCTTTGAGTGCgcccaaaagaaaatatacgTTACACATACACTGGAAACGAAAAGGGCAAGGATCAGTGATTTGTTTAGGGACATGTGGAGCACAGGGGCGAAGCTGGTAGGCTCGTCAGGTCTTGTAGCAGGGAGGTTGGACGAGTTGGTAAATGTGTTTGCAAGTGCATGGGCGAACGAAACCTATTACTGTGCCCAaggctttaaaaaaattgttactTGCAATACATCAAAAGATAGTAGTGTTTCCTTAGAAGATTTTGACCGCAAGGGTCTAGCAAGTATTGTGGATGAAACACTCAGCATTAACAGCGATGAAGTGTTAGAAAACAAGAGCACTAATTGCCTGCTAACTCAGGGGTTCAGTGGGGGAGGATATCTGAAATACTCAAACAGCCAAGATCAAACTAAGAGTTCCGGACTGAAAAGGAATATTGTTTGGGGTGACGGAATATTTGGTATCAGGGGAAACGGAAATGGTAGTACCTCGTCTCAAGGTATTGTTTCTAGTGCAGAGTATTCGACGGATGTCATGTGGGAGCACCAGCCATCAAAAATGATTCCCATTATCAAATCGACAGTGAAAGATTTTGTAGACTTTCAAAAAGGCTTTAAGGAAATTGGCGTTGAGTTGAGGGCTCTTTTTAAGGAGTTGAAAGCGAAAGGTATGATGACCACTGTGGCTGACAGTGATATTGCCGACAGTGATCAGCAGCTACTGAACCACAATTTCAAGATGTGCGGGAAGTTTTCTGTTGGAAAGGGAGATTATTTTAAAGGGAGTGGGGTAGTGGGCCATACCACGTTGGGTGGAAACTGCATgcgtgctgttttttttgtattctcTGTGGTATTGTGGTAA